One Vulcanisaeta thermophila DNA segment encodes these proteins:
- a CDS encoding ABC transporter ATP-binding protein, translated as MPLIEARDVWKFYGDYPALRGVNLEVDEGEFRCIVGPSGSGKTTLLSLIGGLDRVSRGYLRVGPYELHRLSNAELDRYRNEYVGFVFQLYYLIPRMTVIENVELPLIARGVGPGERRKLALEALEMVGLSDKARRRPSELSGGEQQRVAIARAIVARPRLLLADEPTGNLDTKSAEVIMGIFRRLNRELGMTIVMVTHNLELIGNCHRVSRISDGVIVKTHKVPSTREGLDALIRELTI; from the coding sequence GTGCCCCTTATAGAGGCTAGGGATGTTTGGAAGTTTTACGGTGATTACCCCGCGCTTCGTGGTGTTAATCTGGAGGTTGATGAGGGTGAGTTCAGGTGCATAGTGGGCCCGAGTGGTTCCGGCAAGACAACACTGCTGAGCCTCATTGGTGGCCTTGATAGGGTTAGTAGGGGTTACCTGAGGGTTGGACCTTATGAACTCCATAGGCTCTCCAATGCCGAGCTTGATAGGTATAGGAATGAGTACGTGGGCTTCGTATTCCAGCTCTACTACTTAATACCCAGGATGACTGTCATTGAGAATGTGGAGTTACCACTAATAGCCAGGGGTGTGGGCCCTGGTGAGCGTAGGAAGTTGGCGCTCGAGGCCCTGGAGATGGTGGGCCTCAGTGATAAGGCCAGAAGGAGGCCCAGTGAATTGAGTGGTGGTGAGCAGCAGAGGGTTGCCATTGCAAGGGCCATTGTGGCTAGGCCAAGGTTATTACTTGCTGATGAGCCTACTGGGAACCTGGACACAAAGAGTGCGGAGGTTATCATGGGCATTTTCAGGAGGTTGAATAGGGAGTTGGGGATGACCATAGTCATGGTCACGCACAACCTGGAATTAATCGGTAATTGCCACAGGGTTTCCAGGATTAGTGATGGGGTTATAGTGAAGACCCACAAGGTCCCGAGCACCAGGGAGGGGCTGGATGCATTGATAAGGGAGCTCACGATTTAG
- a CDS encoding COG1361 S-layer family protein — MSKKITKKSKRYLIITVIIALALAMTVVAQQYYNTAPPFSIVNIETIPSPSTTGISKVTITLLYIGGNYLYNTEFQLTTCSGTVVSRNPVFIGWLSPGQEVTISYLINSTLPINCQATLTASWAAEYEASPRAQITTYIEVSGSGSTTINFPLVIYGTPDITISTNTTSVVSNMVNPVKILIVNNGSGPIYNLQVTVTPQGAVMSGVTNVISIGTLNPGGRYGLVLYLIPTSTGPISLNIAYSGIDQSGGSINGAYTISLGVVTASPSQVLVFPVNSSLTVGLGRIILGIRNTNPVPIDNVTLVLTSVSGVNLMGTTTYEITSIMPGSTYYLEIPIAVSITSSSATITYALSYQYSNGYPASTQGSLSLTVLSTPSILVTGYQIAPTPTRVGNVTSVSLNFVNTGPIPAYNLNVTIIPGPGVRVISQSSTYMGTLNPQQLGAVAFSFIPTRPGNTTITFLIQYVDQYGQSHNVYYTVPITVTGNATFTTSPIGAGASSGQGYYYRRPPVISYVLIGIAVLAVVIIVVIVLVLRRVGRK; from the coding sequence ATGTCGAAAAAGATAACGAAAAAGAGTAAGAGGTACCTCATAATTACGGTAATAATAGCCCTGGCACTGGCCATGACCGTAGTGGCCCAGCAGTACTACAACACCGCACCACCATTCTCCATAGTTAATATTGAGACAATACCATCACCAAGCACAACGGGCATTAGCAAGGTCACAATAACACTACTCTACATAGGAGGTAACTACCTCTATAACACCGAGTTCCAATTAACCACGTGCAGCGGCACTGTGGTGTCCCGAAACCCAGTCTTCATTGGTTGGTTAAGCCCTGGACAGGAGGTAACGATTAGTTACCTAATAAACTCCACACTACCCATAAATTGCCAGGCCACACTAACGGCATCATGGGCCGCGGAGTACGAGGCATCACCAAGGGCCCAAATAACAACCTACATAGAGGTGAGCGGCTCAGGATCCACAACCATAAACTTCCCACTTGTTATCTACGGAACCCCAGACATCACAATATCCACAAACACCACTAGCGTGGTAAGTAACATGGTGAACCCCGTGAAAATACTCATAGTAAACAACGGAAGCGGCCCAATATACAACCTCCAGGTCACGGTAACACCCCAGGGCGCCGTAATGAGCGGGGTCACCAATGTCATTAGCATAGGCACACTAAACCCAGGCGGTAGGTATGGGTTGGTGCTTTACCTAATACCAACGTCAACGGGCCCCATAAGCCTAAACATAGCATACTCGGGCATTGACCAGAGCGGTGGCTCAATCAATGGGGCATATACAATAAGCCTTGGCGTGGTCACCGCATCCCCAAGCCAGGTACTGGTATTCCCAGTGAATTCCTCATTAACCGTGGGCCTGGGCAGGATTATCCTGGGCATTAGAAACACAAACCCAGTGCCCATTGACAACGTAACCCTGGTACTAACCTCAGTATCAGGGGTTAACCTAATGGGCACAACAACCTACGAAATAACCAGCATAATGCCCGGCTCCACGTACTACCTGGAAATACCCATAGCAGTATCAATAACCTCATCCTCAGCAACCATAACCTACGCACTATCATACCAATACTCCAACGGCTACCCAGCAAGCACCCAGGGAAGCCTATCACTAACGGTACTCAGCACACCATCAATACTAGTGACCGGTTACCAAATAGCCCCAACACCAACTCGGGTTGGTAATGTAACCTCCGTATCCCTAAACTTCGTAAACACAGGGCCTATTCCAGCGTACAACCTAAACGTGACCATAATACCAGGGCCTGGGGTTAGGGTAATAAGTCAGTCAAGCACATACATGGGAACCCTGAACCCACAGCAGTTGGGCGCCGTGGCCTTCAGCTTCATACCCACAAGACCAGGTAACACCACAATAACATTCCTAATACAGTACGTTGACCAGTACGGTCAATCACACAATGTCTACTACACGGTACCAATAACCGTTACTGGCAATGCCACATTCACCACATCACCAATAGGGGCCGGCGCATCCTCGGGCCAAGGCTATTATTACAGGAGACCGCCAGTGATTAGTTACGTGTTGATCGGCATTGCGGTGCTTGCTGTCGTGATCATAGTGGTGATTGTGCTTGTCCTACGTAGGGTGGGGCGCAAATGA
- a CDS encoding ABC transporter permease, protein MRVADYFRLAWGALWERRGRTIGAIVGIIIAIVALGLALGLGQGYRTLAFGFFERVFGTNTIFLFPGENSRLTLTNVYEILNIPHVTNAVPILATTVRVTINGHTVTATLMGVTAQELEQLYGVTSLNNALLSGAPLLTPGIALVGYNVAFTSTGQQIAYPGQVIVLTTPGGTQVTYTIGGVLQSSGIGIIGLNPNNAIFIDMNTFLAQFDPGGLVNGVIIYVDSPNNVNEVTNELKALFPMDQVLNLSTLLTSINQFFTVLELFLGFIAGISFVIIGIWIFDTMMISIIQRTREFGIMRAVGFSGRSIPILLIIESVIIALIGSAIGTALLAAIVHAIPQPTNPFNPRAFASSPSITLPIVVTPIDFAALFILPIAINILASLIPALRAMRIPPAQTLRYE, encoded by the coding sequence ATGAGGGTGGCGGATTACTTCAGGCTTGCCTGGGGAGCCCTGTGGGAGCGTAGGGGTAGGACTATAGGTGCCATTGTCGGTATCATAATAGCCATCGTGGCCCTGGGGCTAGCCCTGGGCCTCGGCCAGGGCTACAGGACACTGGCCTTTGGTTTCTTCGAGAGAGTGTTCGGCACAAACACGATATTCCTATTCCCAGGGGAGAACTCAAGGCTAACCCTAACCAATGTTTACGAAATCCTAAACATACCCCACGTAACCAACGCAGTACCCATACTGGCAACCACGGTCAGGGTGACTATAAACGGGCACACGGTAACAGCAACCCTAATGGGCGTAACCGCACAGGAACTAGAACAACTATACGGAGTAACATCACTAAACAACGCACTCCTATCCGGAGCCCCACTGCTAACCCCCGGAATAGCCCTCGTGGGCTACAACGTGGCATTCACAAGCACAGGACAGCAAATTGCATACCCAGGGCAGGTGATCGTACTAACAACACCAGGCGGTACCCAGGTAACCTACACAATAGGAGGCGTACTTCAATCAAGCGGCATAGGGATTATTGGGCTTAACCCAAACAATGCCATATTCATAGACATGAACACATTCCTAGCACAATTCGACCCAGGCGGCTTGGTCAATGGGGTGATAATCTACGTGGACTCACCAAACAACGTCAATGAAGTAACCAACGAGTTGAAGGCCCTATTCCCCATGGACCAGGTACTCAACCTATCCACCCTACTCACAAGCATAAACCAATTCTTCACAGTACTGGAGTTATTCCTGGGCTTCATAGCGGGTATAAGCTTCGTCATAATTGGGATTTGGATATTCGACACGATGATGATAAGCATCATCCAGAGAACCAGGGAGTTCGGTATAATGAGAGCCGTGGGCTTCAGCGGCAGGTCAATACCCATACTACTAATAATAGAATCGGTAATAATAGCCCTAATAGGCTCCGCAATAGGCACAGCACTGTTAGCGGCAATAGTACACGCAATACCACAACCCACAAACCCATTCAACCCCAGGGCCTTCGCAAGCTCACCATCAATAACACTACCCATTGTGGTAACACCAATAGACTTTGCGGCATTATTCATACTACCCATAGCAATAAACATACTGGCATCACTAATACCCGCACTAAGGGCCATGAGAATACCCCCAGCACAGACACTAAGGTACGAGTAA